A part of Kitasatospora acidiphila genomic DNA contains:
- a CDS encoding porin PorA family protein: MILRYGAVLIGALLIAGAFLTAFWVTPTYVARLPDDVNVQRPLAGTFNTLLDQQALAQGNLVGAVKHNVPLAINRNVKVLKTSDDSALVSDARTTTAAGTQVEQTTWQYAVDRKSLEPVTSHPSSWSVVDAQGLTISFPFGTKKQTYTGWVPESATTVPVAYSHSEQRSGLNTYVFQATIPSSRITDSQVLAGLPKALPQSLLRLLVQFGPLTPAQQQELTTLLPTLGDPAPLAYTLQGNDTFWVEPETGAVIDVKRAQQRTAAVTAPNGTLIPLLPVVDATYQQTPAAVNSAANDAKNGRDDIELAGTTLPIIAGIIGALLILAALLIRRRRRPSEAAAPVEQPPQDTAD, translated from the coding sequence ATGATCCTCCGTTACGGCGCGGTGCTGATCGGCGCGCTGCTGATCGCGGGCGCGTTCCTGACCGCGTTCTGGGTGACTCCCACCTATGTGGCCCGGCTGCCCGACGACGTGAACGTCCAGCGCCCGCTGGCCGGCACCTTCAACACCCTGCTCGACCAGCAGGCCCTGGCCCAGGGCAACCTGGTGGGCGCGGTCAAGCACAACGTGCCGCTCGCCATCAACCGCAACGTCAAGGTCCTGAAGACCTCGGACGACTCCGCCCTGGTGAGCGACGCCCGGACGACCACGGCCGCGGGCACCCAGGTCGAGCAGACCACCTGGCAGTACGCGGTGGACCGCAAGAGCCTGGAGCCCGTGACGAGCCACCCGAGCAGCTGGTCGGTGGTCGACGCCCAAGGTCTGACGATCAGCTTCCCGTTCGGCACGAAGAAGCAGACCTACACCGGCTGGGTCCCGGAGAGCGCGACCACCGTCCCGGTGGCCTACAGCCACTCCGAGCAGCGCTCCGGCCTGAACACCTACGTCTTCCAGGCGACCATCCCCAGCAGCCGGATCACCGACAGCCAGGTGCTGGCCGGCCTGCCCAAGGCGCTGCCGCAGAGCCTGCTCAGACTCCTCGTCCAGTTCGGCCCGCTGACCCCCGCCCAGCAGCAGGAGCTGACGACGCTGCTCCCGACGCTCGGCGATCCGGCACCGCTGGCATACACCCTGCAGGGCAACGACACCTTCTGGGTGGAGCCGGAGACCGGCGCCGTGATCGACGTCAAGCGCGCCCAGCAGCGCACGGCCGCGGTCACCGCCCCGAACGGCACCCTCATCCCGCTGCTGCCGGTCGTCGACGCCACCTACCAGCAGACCCCGGCCGCCGTGAACTCCGCCGCCAATGACGCGAAGAACGGCCGGGACGACATCGAGCTGGCCGGCACGACGCTGCCGATCATCGCCGGCATCATCGGCGCGCTGCTGATCCTCGCCGCCCTGCTGATCCGCCGCCGTCGCCGCCCGTCCGAAGCCGCCGCCCCGGTGGAGCAGCCGCCCCAGGACACCGCCGACTGA
- a CDS encoding ABC transporter ATP-binding protein — MTLLEVRDLAVEFNTPDGTVKAVKGVDFSVDRGQVLGLVGESGSGKSVTSLAVMGLHRGAKVTGSVMFDGTELIGAAPEAVRKLRGRRMAMVFQDALTALHPYFTIGDQIAEAHREHFGSSRKTAWARAVEVLGDVGIPEPARRAGEYPHQFSGGMRQRAMIALALACEPDLVIADEPTTALDVTVQAQVLDLLVKLKDERGLGIIMITHDLGVIARIADEVLVMYGGSAVEQAGADTLFTAPRHPYTRGLLESLPRLDAEGEELRAIPGSPPSLLAPPPGCAFHPRCAVYAKSPHQGCTAERPPLIAVAEAHRSACSHPEVTE, encoded by the coding sequence GTGACACTGCTCGAAGTCCGCGACCTCGCGGTTGAGTTCAACACCCCCGACGGAACCGTCAAGGCCGTCAAGGGAGTCGACTTCTCGGTGGACCGGGGACAGGTGCTCGGCCTGGTCGGCGAGTCCGGCTCCGGCAAGTCCGTCACCTCGCTGGCCGTGATGGGCCTGCACCGCGGCGCCAAGGTGACCGGCTCGGTGATGTTCGACGGTACTGAGCTGATCGGCGCCGCGCCGGAGGCGGTGCGCAAGCTGCGCGGCCGCCGGATGGCGATGGTCTTCCAGGACGCGCTGACCGCGCTGCACCCGTACTTCACCATCGGCGACCAGATCGCCGAGGCGCACCGGGAGCACTTCGGCTCCAGCCGCAAGACGGCGTGGGCGCGGGCGGTGGAGGTGCTCGGCGACGTCGGCATCCCCGAACCGGCCCGCCGCGCGGGGGAGTACCCGCACCAGTTCTCCGGCGGCATGCGCCAGCGCGCCATGATCGCGCTGGCCCTGGCCTGCGAGCCCGACCTGGTGATCGCCGATGAGCCGACCACCGCGCTCGATGTCACCGTGCAGGCCCAAGTGCTCGACCTGCTGGTCAAGTTGAAGGACGAGCGGGGGCTCGGCATCATCATGATCACCCACGACCTGGGGGTGATCGCCCGGATCGCCGACGAGGTGCTGGTGATGTACGGCGGCTCGGCCGTCGAACAGGCCGGTGCCGACACGCTGTTCACGGCCCCCCGGCACCCGTACACCCGCGGCCTGCTGGAGTCGCTGCCCCGACTCGACGCCGAGGGGGAAGAACTGCGTGCGATCCCCGGCAGCCCGCCCTCGCTGCTCGCCCCGCCGCCCGGCTGCGCCTTCCACCCGCGCTGCGCGGTCTACGCCAAGTCCCCCCACCAGGGCTGCACCGCCGAGCGCCCGCCGCTGATCGCGGTGGCCGAGGCCCACCGCAGCGCTTGCAGCCACCCCGAGGTGACCGAATGA
- a CDS encoding aminopeptidase P family protein encodes MTSQPTPPNVGSHDLPISPALAAFMAGGWAATPLPADARVAGHDVLPARRAKLSTHFPGARLVIPAGQLKVRTNDCDYRFRPHTGYAWLTGLTGEDQAGNVLVLEPSGPEGHEPVLYLRPRSPRDGSSDEFYRDRRYGEFWVGRRPDLGESAQLTGLRTAHLDELEKLLAGPAPSGGVRLLAGVDPSVDAQLGLSDGLAPVLGELRLIKDAWEVDQLQLAVDHTTLGFEDVVRALPTALRHHRGERWLEGVFNLRARAEGNGTGYETIVASGAHAGVLHWIRNDGPLDSSQLLLLDAGVETDTLYTADITRTLPLSGTFTPVQRQVYELVLAAQDAGIAALRPGAAFRDFHRAAMRVIAEGLHDWGVLKVSAEEAMREDSGLYRRYTLCSSGHMLGLDVHDCAKARNETYLDGVLEAGQVLTVEPGLYLQPDDETLPPELRGIGVRIEDDLVITEDGARLMSSALPRTVAGIEQWMGELLG; translated from the coding sequence GTGACCTCGCAGCCCACCCCGCCCAACGTCGGCAGCCACGACCTACCCATCTCCCCGGCCCTCGCCGCCTTCATGGCCGGCGGCTGGGCCGCCACTCCGCTGCCCGCCGACGCCCGGGTGGCCGGCCACGATGTGCTGCCCGCCCGCCGCGCCAAACTCTCCACCCACTTCCCCGGCGCCCGACTGGTCATACCTGCGGGCCAGTTGAAGGTGCGCACCAACGACTGCGACTACCGGTTCCGCCCGCACACCGGCTACGCCTGGCTCACCGGACTCACCGGCGAGGACCAGGCCGGCAATGTGCTGGTGCTGGAGCCCAGCGGCCCCGAGGGGCACGAGCCGGTCCTCTACCTGCGCCCCCGCTCGCCCCGCGACGGCTCCTCGGACGAGTTCTACCGCGACCGCCGCTACGGCGAGTTCTGGGTCGGCCGCCGCCCCGACCTGGGCGAGTCCGCCCAGCTCACCGGCCTGCGCACCGCGCACCTCGACGAGTTGGAGAAGCTGCTCGCCGGGCCGGCCCCCAGCGGCGGAGTGCGGCTGCTGGCCGGCGTCGACCCGTCGGTGGACGCGCAGCTCGGACTCAGCGACGGACTGGCGCCCGTGCTCGGCGAGTTGCGCCTGATCAAGGACGCCTGGGAGGTCGACCAGCTGCAACTCGCCGTCGACCACACCACGCTGGGCTTCGAGGACGTGGTCCGGGCGCTGCCGACCGCCCTGCGGCACCACCGCGGCGAGCGGTGGCTGGAGGGCGTCTTCAACCTGCGGGCGCGCGCCGAGGGCAACGGCACCGGCTACGAGACCATCGTGGCCTCCGGCGCCCACGCCGGAGTGCTGCACTGGATCCGCAACGACGGCCCGCTGGACAGCAGCCAGTTGCTGCTGCTCGACGCCGGCGTGGAGACCGACACCCTCTACACCGCGGACATCACCCGGACCCTGCCGCTCAGCGGCACCTTCACCCCCGTGCAGCGCCAGGTCTACGAACTGGTGCTGGCCGCCCAGGACGCCGGGATCGCCGCGCTGCGCCCGGGTGCCGCGTTCCGCGACTTCCACCGGGCCGCGATGCGGGTGATCGCCGAAGGCCTGCACGACTGGGGCGTGTTGAAGGTCTCCGCCGAGGAGGCGATGCGGGAGGACAGCGGCCTCTACCGCCGCTACACCCTCTGCAGCAGCGGCCACATGCTCGGCCTCGACGTGCACGACTGCGCCAAGGCCCGCAACGAGACCTACCTCGACGGCGTCCTGGAGGCCGGCCAGGTGCTCACCGTCGAACCCGGCCTCTACCTGCAGCCCGACGACGAGACCCTGCCGCCCGAGCTGCGCGGCATCGGCGTCCGGATCGAGGACGACCTGGTGATCACCGAGGACGGCGCGCGGCTGATGTCCAGCGCGCTGCCGAGGACGGTGGCCGGGATCGAGCAGTGGATGGGGGAACTGCTGGGCTGA
- a CDS encoding ABC transporter permease, translating into MTTTVPAVQEPAERQDQAPASPWRSAWRRLRRRPIAMVGLGIIVFFVLAALLAPVLTGISGWGPTDTDKHAVDPYLAGLPRGSFGGAGVDGHWLGVEPGLGHDIFARLLYGAQVSLLVAFSAALLITLVGVTLGVVAGYFGGKTDMVISRFMDIMMSFPSLIFMIALLSVAKDVNRVLLLIIVMSLFTWPYIARVIRGQTISLKHREYVEAARASGTGSARIVLTEILPNLTSTIIVYITLAIPTLIGSEAGLTYLGVGVQPPTPSWGQMIADSELYYKLDPMFFILPCACLFLVVLGFTLLGDALRDVLDPKGGNG; encoded by the coding sequence GTGACCACCACCGTTCCTGCCGTGCAGGAGCCGGCCGAACGTCAGGACCAGGCCCCGGCCTCGCCCTGGCGCTCGGCCTGGCGCCGCCTGCGCCGCCGCCCGATCGCCATGGTCGGCCTCGGCATCATCGTCTTCTTCGTGCTGGCCGCGCTGCTCGCCCCGGTGCTGACCGGGATCTCCGGGTGGGGGCCGACCGACACCGACAAGCACGCCGTCGACCCCTACCTGGCCGGCCTGCCGCGCGGCAGCTTCGGCGGCGCGGGCGTCGACGGCCACTGGCTGGGCGTGGAGCCCGGGCTCGGCCACGACATCTTCGCCCGGCTGCTCTACGGCGCCCAGGTCTCCCTGCTGGTGGCCTTCAGCGCCGCCCTGCTGATCACCCTGGTCGGGGTCACGCTGGGCGTGGTCGCCGGCTACTTCGGGGGCAAGACCGACATGGTGATCAGCCGGTTCATGGACATCATGATGTCCTTCCCGAGCCTGATCTTCATGATCGCGCTGCTCTCGGTGGCCAAGGACGTCAACCGGGTGCTGCTGCTGATCATCGTGATGAGCCTGTTCACCTGGCCCTACATCGCCCGGGTGATCCGCGGTCAGACCATCTCGCTCAAGCACCGCGAGTACGTGGAGGCGGCCCGGGCCAGCGGCACCGGCAGCGCCCGGATCGTGCTGACCGAGATCCTGCCCAACCTGACCAGCACGATCATCGTCTACATCACCCTGGCGATCCCGACCCTGATCGGCTCCGAGGCGGGTCTGACCTACCTGGGCGTCGGCGTCCAGCCGCCGACCCCGTCCTGGGGCCAGATGATCGCCGACTCCGAGCTCTACTACAAGCTCGACCCGATGTTCTTCATCCTGCCCTGCGCCTGCCTGTTCCTGGTGGTGCTCGGCTTCACCCTGCTCGGCGACGCACTGCGCGACGTCCTCGACCCGAAGGGCGGTAACGGATGA
- a CDS encoding ABC transporter substrate-binding protein has translation MTRRTHAALAAAIAATLTLGLGACSKSKDNSSDQASNGAGLTTQGDGIIGGTPVKGGTLHILSNQDISQLDPARNWTEPEMDFGIRLLYRTLTTFKAVPGKDGLQITGDLATNTGEASDGDKTWTFHLKDGLKYEDGTPITTADVKYNVERSYDPDLSGGPDYAKKYLVAPAGYKGPLKGQELGNDSIETPDAKTIVFHLKRPVAEFGYTVTLPTFAPVPKAHEGGTTYGNHVFSSGPYKVESYDRGKQLTLVRNTNWDQSTDSVRKAYPDKIVMDQSGSPEGIADRLIANQGDDQSAIMYADMSAAKVADVITNPDVKARLVSENENCTAMVTLDTSKPPFNNQNARLAVEYGIDKEAYQSAVGGPALSDIATTYLPPSLTGGTAIDHFKIPTAGDPDKAKQYLAQAGMSGGFSTELTADNAQKGQAEAVQAALKKINVNVTLNIVDASVATSTIGDKSRQTGMSLNGWCPDYPSGATFLPMIFDSRIITDTGNNGDTSRFADPAVDAEIDRIQSLTDTNAANQAWNALDAKVMDEAPAIPVTWQKKPLLVGSNIAGAFGSPIWSAEIDYATIGLKSVK, from the coding sequence ATGACCAGGCGTACCCACGCCGCCCTCGCGGCGGCGATCGCGGCGACACTCACCCTCGGCCTCGGGGCGTGTTCCAAGAGCAAGGACAACAGCAGCGACCAGGCCTCCAACGGCGCCGGGCTGACCACCCAGGGAGACGGGATCATCGGCGGTACGCCGGTCAAGGGCGGCACCCTGCACATCCTGTCCAACCAGGACATCTCCCAGCTCGACCCGGCCCGCAACTGGACCGAGCCCGAGATGGACTTCGGCATCCGGCTGCTCTACCGCACGCTGACCACCTTCAAGGCGGTGCCGGGCAAGGACGGTCTGCAGATCACCGGCGACCTGGCCACCAACACCGGTGAGGCCAGCGACGGCGACAAGACCTGGACGTTCCACCTCAAGGACGGCCTCAAGTACGAGGACGGCACCCCGATCACCACCGCCGACGTCAAGTACAACGTCGAGCGGTCCTACGACCCGGACCTCTCCGGCGGGCCCGACTACGCCAAGAAGTACCTGGTCGCCCCGGCCGGCTACAAGGGCCCGCTGAAGGGCCAGGAACTCGGCAACGACTCGATCGAGACGCCGGACGCGAAGACCATCGTCTTCCATCTCAAGCGCCCGGTCGCCGAGTTCGGCTACACCGTCACGCTGCCCACCTTCGCCCCGGTGCCCAAGGCCCACGAAGGCGGCACCACCTACGGCAACCACGTGTTCTCCTCCGGCCCGTACAAGGTGGAGAGCTACGACCGCGGCAAGCAGCTGACCCTGGTCCGCAACACCAACTGGGACCAGTCCACCGACTCGGTCCGCAAGGCCTACCCGGACAAGATCGTGATGGACCAGTCCGGCAGCCCCGAGGGGATCGCCGACCGCCTGATCGCCAACCAGGGTGACGACCAGAGCGCCATCATGTACGCCGACATGTCCGCCGCCAAGGTGGCCGACGTGATCACCAACCCGGACGTCAAGGCCCGCCTGGTCAGCGAGAACGAGAACTGCACGGCGATGGTCACGCTGGACACCAGCAAGCCGCCGTTCAACAACCAGAACGCCCGCCTGGCGGTCGAGTACGGGATCGACAAGGAGGCCTACCAGTCGGCCGTGGGCGGCCCGGCCCTGTCCGACATCGCCACCACCTACCTGCCGCCCTCGCTGACCGGCGGCACCGCGATCGACCACTTCAAGATCCCGACCGCCGGCGACCCGGACAAGGCCAAGCAGTACCTGGCCCAGGCCGGAATGAGCGGCGGCTTCTCCACCGAGCTCACCGCCGACAACGCCCAGAAGGGCCAGGCCGAGGCGGTCCAGGCGGCCCTGAAGAAGATCAACGTCAATGTCACCCTCAACATCGTCGACGCCAGCGTGGCCACCTCGACGATCGGCGACAAGAGCCGGCAGACCGGGATGTCCCTCAACGGCTGGTGCCCGGACTACCCGTCCGGCGCCACCTTCCTGCCGATGATCTTCGACAGCCGGATCATCACCGACACCGGCAACAACGGTGACACCAGCCGGTTCGCGGACCCGGCGGTGGACGCCGAGATCGACCGGATCCAGAGCCTGACCGACACCAACGCGGCCAACCAGGCCTGGAACGCGCTGGACGCCAAGGTCATGGACGAGGCCCCCGCGATCCCGGTCACCTGGCAGAAGAAGCCGCTGCTGGTCGGCTCCAACATCGCCGGCGCCTTCGGCAGCCCGATCTGGTCGGCGGAGATCGACTACGCCACCATCGGCCTGAAGTCCGTCAAGTAA
- a CDS encoding ABC transporter permease, with the protein MTTFLLRRLAGIALTLLVICAVTFTIFYLLPNDPAQAFCGKDCTPDHVAQVRQQMGLDQPLIVQFGNYVWAIFAGRTMGSGSYAVHCGFPCFGYSFQTGMPVWSMITDRLPISVSLAIGSAVLWLAMGLLTGVVSALRKNGWVDRVLMIGTIGAAAMPVYFTAMLLLYFCCSQLGLIPYPRYVDFTSDPVGWAQNMLLPWITLALATAAMYARMTRSSVLETLSEPFVRTARAKGLRERRVVSKHGLRPALTPVVTMLGMDLGGLLAGAVITEQLYGLPGVGKLFADALHKSDQPVIMGVTLVASFFIVSSNLVVDVLYAWIDPRARLS; encoded by the coding sequence ATGACCACCTTCCTGCTCCGCCGGCTCGCCGGAATCGCCCTCACCCTGCTGGTGATCTGCGCGGTCACTTTCACCATCTTCTACCTGCTGCCGAACGACCCGGCCCAGGCGTTCTGCGGCAAGGACTGCACGCCGGACCACGTGGCGCAGGTGCGCCAGCAGATGGGTCTCGACCAGCCGCTGATCGTGCAGTTCGGCAACTACGTCTGGGCGATCTTCGCCGGCCGCACCATGGGCTCCGGCAGCTACGCCGTGCACTGCGGCTTCCCCTGCTTCGGCTACTCCTTTCAGACCGGCATGCCGGTGTGGAGCATGATCACCGACCGGCTCCCGATCAGCGTCTCGCTGGCCATCGGCTCCGCCGTGCTCTGGCTGGCCATGGGCCTGCTGACCGGCGTGGTCTCCGCGCTGCGCAAGAACGGCTGGGTGGACCGCGTCCTGATGATCGGCACCATCGGCGCCGCCGCCATGCCGGTCTACTTCACCGCGATGCTGCTGCTCTACTTCTGCTGCTCGCAGCTCGGCCTGATCCCCTATCCGCGGTACGTCGACTTCACCAGCGACCCGGTCGGCTGGGCGCAGAACATGCTGCTGCCCTGGATCACCCTGGCACTGGCCACCGCGGCCATGTACGCCCGGATGACCCGCAGTTCGGTCCTGGAGACGCTGAGCGAGCCGTTCGTGCGCACCGCCCGGGCCAAGGGCCTGCGCGAGCGGCGGGTGGTCAGCAAGCACGGGCTGCGGCCTGCGCTGACCCCGGTGGTCACCATGCTCGGCATGGACCTCGGCGGCCTGCTGGCCGGCGCGGTCATCACCGAGCAGCTCTACGGCCTGCCCGGGGTCGGCAAGCTCTTCGCCGACGCGCTGCACAAATCCGACCAGCCGGTGATCATGGGTGTCACGCTGGTGGCCTCGTTCTTCATCGTCTCGTCCAACCTGGTCGTGGACGTCCTCTACGCCTGGATCGACCCGCGAGCGAGGCTGTCGTGA
- a CDS encoding aminotransferase class V-fold PLP-dependent enzyme, with protein sequence MNPPDPIEGAAGLFALDPTVAHLNHGSYGAMPIEVSWAQDAFRAEQEADPDAFFWELPGRVAAARTALARLLGADPAGLALLSNVTEAVAVALDSIPFAPGDEILVTDHGYGVVNLAAERRAAECGATVRTVPVPLDSADPAEAVLAAVTPRTRAAILDKITSPTARELATPALLRALADRGVVTLVDAAHAPGMLPVALDVEPADFWFGNLHKWAFAPRPTALLAVSAPWRTRVRPLTYSWEHAGGFPGNVEWRGTADYTGWLAAPAALALLERLGLDRVREHNARLAGYGQRQLVERAGLAALPLSPGVAMAAVRLPAGVAEVEEQVRPLMEAVRDRLGARVAVRPWPGGGVLRVSAQVYNRPDEYRTLADGLAKLLTAL encoded by the coding sequence ATGAACCCGCCCGACCCCATCGAGGGTGCCGCCGGACTCTTCGCGCTGGACCCGACCGTCGCCCACCTCAACCACGGCTCCTACGGCGCGATGCCGATCGAGGTGAGCTGGGCCCAGGACGCCTTCCGGGCCGAGCAGGAGGCCGACCCGGACGCGTTCTTCTGGGAGCTGCCCGGCCGGGTCGCCGCCGCCCGCACCGCGCTCGCCCGGCTGCTCGGCGCCGACCCGGCGGGCCTGGCGCTGCTCAGCAATGTCACCGAGGCGGTCGCGGTGGCACTGGACAGCATCCCGTTCGCGCCGGGTGACGAGATCCTGGTGACCGACCACGGCTACGGCGTGGTCAACCTGGCCGCCGAGCGGCGCGCCGCCGAGTGCGGCGCGACCGTGCGCACCGTGCCGGTGCCGCTGGATTCCGCCGACCCGGCCGAGGCGGTGCTGGCCGCCGTCACCCCGCGCACCCGGGCGGCCATCCTGGACAAGATCACCTCGCCCACCGCCCGCGAGCTCGCCACCCCGGCCCTGCTGCGCGCCCTGGCCGACCGCGGCGTGGTCACCCTGGTGGACGCCGCGCACGCACCTGGCATGCTGCCGGTGGCACTGGACGTCGAGCCGGCCGACTTCTGGTTCGGCAACCTGCACAAGTGGGCCTTCGCACCGCGCCCGACCGCCCTGCTCGCCGTCTCCGCACCCTGGCGCACCCGGGTGCGGCCGCTCACCTACTCCTGGGAGCACGCCGGCGGGTTCCCGGGGAACGTGGAGTGGCGCGGCACGGCCGACTACACCGGCTGGCTGGCGGCGCCGGCCGCCCTCGCGCTGCTGGAGCGGCTGGGCCTGGACCGGGTGCGCGAGCACAACGCCCGGCTGGCCGGCTACGGGCAGCGGCAGCTGGTGGAGCGCGCCGGCCTGGCGGCGCTGCCGCTCAGCCCCGGGGTGGCGATGGCCGCCGTGCGGCTTCCCGCCGGGGTGGCCGAGGTCGAGGAGCAGGTGCGCCCCTTGATGGAGGCCGTGCGGGACCGGCTCGGCGCCCGGGTCGCCGTGCGCCCGTGGCCGGGTGGCGGGGTGCTGCGGGTCAGCGCCCAGGTGTACAACCGGCCCGATGAGTACCGGACGCTGGCCGACGGGCTGGCCAAGCTGCTGACCGCGCTCTGA